In Effusibacillus lacus, the DNA window TCCGCCGTTACATCCAATTCGGCTGTGGCGGTTCCCGCTCCGACTTCCACCAGTTTTATGCCTAGAAACCGGCCGAACGGATCCTGCTTTACTTTCTCACAGATCTGTTCATAGTACTTTTTGTGAATCATCCCGTCAGTAAGCTGATTTCTCACTCCGCTCACCTACAACGCTTCGGCAAAGTGCATCGACACCAATTTCCCTGCAAATCCCATCAAATCTTTTCCGGCTGCCCGCCCTTCCGGAGAAGATAACGCATTTGCCAGGGCTTCTTTGGTTTCAAAGTACATTTCTGCAATCAAATGAAGATCGCTTTCTCCCATGGGAGTTCCATAGACTTTGTTGACTTCCAGCTTGACAAGGCCCGGCATCTTTGCCGCAAGCGGAGCATGCACATTGTGGTAATGTTCATCAAACTCTTTCACATTTTCCGGTTTCCGATAGATTGCCACCAACTTAACCAATT includes these proteins:
- a CDS encoding EthD family reductase, whose amino-acid sequence is MVKLVAIYRKPENVKEFDEHYHNVHAPLAAKMPGLVKLEVNKVYGTPMGESDLHLIAEMYFETKEALANALSSPEGRAAGKDLMGFAGKLVSMHFAEAL